Part of the Apis mellifera strain DH4 linkage group LG16, Amel_HAv3.1, whole genome shotgun sequence genome, aagaaatatttaatattttagttgttttttaataatttaagaaattttttattttttttgtttcttttacattAAGCTTTGTGATAAATGGATattgctttattatttttttattactgaaacaaaaatttaattttgagttattattcatatgagatttctttattttaattttatattttatttaaattttttaattttaattttaattatatattttaatatgtaataatttaatatctgattttttgatgtttttatttaaaatttcttattgttttaaaacttttggacagtaattaattgaaaattaatttctctctcagaaaaattttttgtggataaaaaaattgctccaATAACgcattatgtatttatatacataagttttctttaaaaacaaaatttttaagttagataaatttctttgcaagataatatttgaatatttttaagtttttgtacatataagatatatttataattatgtacatatattaatatattcgtggaagATCGAAGATaacaattgttatatatttataatatatatttaatataaaataaattttataaaaattttataaattatcaatacataattaatacataataaatatatatttatttatttcatatttataatatatttgtaaaatcaattaaatattaaaatcaattaaatcaataaatattattttatataaatatataaaaacaaatccttaaaaataaacttttttttcaaattaatcctATTTAACACAattaagagaatatttttttatttttaaatgttcatcattatatttttaaaatcatcaccatttaacaaaattagaaacccgattttttaaaggaagaaatcttggtcaaattttaaaaaaaattattcaaaatgaaataaaaaatgaaaatcagtatttgaaatcgaaaattcatgtatcacatatcaaattgattgtaaaaaagtgatagatcgatcgaaaagccgtatattattttttctattttgagcTGTTTAAAAAAGGGTATGACGTCACGATTTCACAGATCATTTGCCTGCTCGTTCCTGACGTCCCTATCACGCGCACTCTTCTGATTCGCCGCTGGCACCACCTCTATAAGGCCGGAGGAATAATTTCGGCTCGTGTATTTCAACCGACACAAGAACAACCTGTCACCATGAGGCGAATAGATTATAGCAAAACCCGGATGTGTTACTGTACACGTTTCACTCTCCATATTCTACTCCAGCAAATAATTCTGGCCAATTTGTTgctctaaattttttatcgtcatGTTCAATTTAACCTTAAGAATTGTTCAGATCAAAttacttgaattttatttaagttatttttttatcaatataaatttgttatttatcttattcagATTAATCAAGTTACTTGAATTCAAAAAAACTGGATTAACGAATACAATGAATATAGTAGTATAATCGAGAACATATCCGAAGAGGTTATGTATTTCTGAGAATCATTgacagtttcttttttaatttcatttgctttattatacttttattaagggaaatgaaaaaaaaaatattttttataaataaattagagtgttctattatatttgaaatttttaaagatatgtacatgttaaaaattctgagttcttgttttaaatattgatgaatataATTCCGTAACAATTAAATGAAcggaaaatatgattattgaaagtaatttaaagtatttaaagtatttaatatagatttcaatttttttacactgtttaaaattgttatgaatttttaaaattatcaaatgtttttgataagaataatatcaaaagCATAATAATAGTTCAACTCTGTCCatatatacgataaattaCTCGAAAGCTtatatgaaatagaatatGGAATCACTACCTAATGGCATTGTTTTGCACTAGTAATGTTCGTTACAAATTCctttttactttcaaatgAAGTGCTTGTGAAGTAGCTTTAGTAGGTGTggcaaataatttgaatgaaaaatcgctaaaaaaaatattgatgataaaTGATTGTCATTATATGTCAGTACAatacaaaatgtatttaatagagaaaaaaaataccttaTAGCTATGCATAATTAATAGAGaactttattttctatattaatattaaattatattatacttataatattgattttttatagtaatattttagctatacaatataaatttaatccaaaaatttttaagatgttattacaagttttttattgatattatcaatttcattagttttttacagtttttttatttgctataaatttattatatgatttttgtttttagcaaattttttattttttactatataaaaattattttattaattattttattaataattttcaatactttttatttcaaatatatttaattaaaataactcagaataaaaatattattatacaagatattatatatttatgattgatctttgaaagatcgattttagattattagattattaaattataagcattAGATGAAgcgagataaaaatagaactatcattttatctttatctcaattgatatttttccataccatttttatattttatatctaaaattaaaaaatcttccttcaaaaatcatttacaaatatcctaatactttatatatgccatatatatatatattttatataattcattctatattcaagtatattctatattcaagtaatagattatttaaacaattgaaactttgataattaatgttttattataattgtaaaattctaaACTTTTCACGGCCAAACATTATCAACCACTGGTGGCGCCGCCATGTGAATAGAGTGAATAGCATAGCGATCCAAATAAAAGCCATGGCCGTTCCACCTCCAATCTCTGGATCCTTTCACTTTTTAACCCAGTTCTCATTGTTCCGACAGTTCACTGCACTGCTGTCACGAGCGTTTCGACTACCGAACCAATCTATTGTAATTAACGTTACAATGTCCATCgttcttttgttttctttctcgttcgttTCCTTCGATAATGCTCTTTCCCGCGgaatctcgaatttttctagTTGGTATTTTCACGCGATGTGGTCAGGTATCTGCGTTGCGCAACCGAGATGTAGTTACGCGATCACAAActagatagaaagaaaaatgttgggAAGAAATATGCGTTAAATGTGCAAAATACTCGTCGatcaactttgttttttttttcacaagtttcatgaatatcgaattttctgattttatgtataatcattttttttaaatttaattaaatttaatttttgtaaaaaaaatattaatctatattctTAGTTTTGGAttcactttaattttaatttcataaaattgtatGATAAAGAACGAATCtttgtttttcatataaatttaaataactgaaacaaatttttatattaacttgtttatattaactataatcaaatcaaactatgtttatattattatgcccaataaaaatatgtttatttaaatattaaaaactttttataaattttcgttgatatatcatttaatatattctttaattagaaattatttgatcTAACTGACATACAacatacaaataaattcattatatgtacaaaatttttgtttctttttaataaattttttcagtgATACTATaagtattaaatagaaaatatatgaataaaaatacaataaattaaaatatagtgaaatagattaatttgtaTAGCTCGATAATATGTAAAGtacagaatttaattatatataacctaaaattcaaaaacaatacagtaattaacatataataactGTTTGAcagatttcttttaatttaattaatatttagaattttttaaatattttataaaaaaaattctattgatagaaaaaataatataatatagcatgtttaaatttggaaagttaataatttttattcttttcctattagaaactaaaatattacaaGTGAAGATTTTAGAAAGTCGtttaattatacgtataaaaaaCGAGATTCATGCTGCTATTTTTAACTacggaatatttatttaaataatggctATTCGATTcgtagttattttatttatcaataatgataaatacaagagataatagtatataattcgacaaattacaaaaatataaaataatgtatatatgaaatacatattatctcagaaaagatcaaaaatattacatatatattgttttttttaattaaaatatcttatgtaatatttcgaaacatttttgaaaaattaaattatattatttctaaatctttaagaaagaaacaatttttctaatttgacTTAAAAGTGAAGACTAATAAAACTTcaacatatttcaaaatattttgaaaaatgaagaaatttattattatatagaacattttaattaataattataataaatattgtttataataattaataaatatatatatatttttaatatatgcatcatgtcatgtatatatatatatatatatatatatatgaatgaatatattcatttgaaagtatcatgaaaaatattatgaaagaatttaaactatattttatatggaaattcacttaatctcaaaaaattctaatttttataaaaacctCTTTAAAACTTTCTTAACTTTACctccttaaaatattttagtaaggaaaagaaaaagaaattgttccatatttccaattcattatactttattcatatttaaagttttattaaaaataaaaaattgttcatttcaaacatttcattaaaaaataaatcaaatattttcatgagCTACatgtatctatataaaatatcattaattagattattatattttatatttatttataatatacttcaTAACCTCATAACCTCACATATTTGTTTCTAAATGTCAGCTATAGaatgtaatgtatttttttcaagcCGAGAGAAAGAGGTAAAAAAActacatatacaaatattaagacTCGTAGAATTTCCTATATaacatttcttattaatatttaacgaaaaatatcataaaatgctCATCGTAGTTTATTTCCAGAGAAAAAGGATGAATTAAtagtaaaagagagaaaaggaaggcgATTAGGGAAGATTTACAAAGGTGCGTCAAGGATTCGAATTAATCATTGCTAATGTTTGTCACTTATCCATCCATTCCATCTAATtggtacatattttttttacgtatccttgtattatattgtcatTAAGTATAATTCAGTGCAGAATTGAGCACTGGCGAAATAAattctcatttaaatataatttttattttattctttattagttatatatttttattaatattatttaaataattattatttgaaggacgaattattttaacattttttattttatttggtatttaagtatttgttatttaattataaaattataaaaatataaaaataattttaacgtttttatttaaatttttttatttaaatttaagtataattgtttttgattattatatgcatatgaggtgaatatattctttgtatataatgaatatttattatttattttctattataatttaaaacaattaaaaaatattaattattatattaatttgataaataaatgatatgaaaatagtttatttttcaaataattttttaagatttatttgcaaatacatatatttcaaaactatatattcaaaagtaaaataacaaataaaattttcatttttcttattttataattataaaattattttaatcaaaattgctAATATTTTTCGGTGAAAacgataatataacaataaaaaataacacaatattcagataattttcaataacaaaaataatacgcATATGTctctagaaatttaatatatgcatcataaaatttaatatacacaaACACTTTTTTTCCTATCTCATTcgcacaattaaaaaaaatcttcacaaGTCTCAATAGATATCTCTTAACGCCCGAAATTGTACAAACGCCCTCTTTGAccaaatttctcaattttaaaatgaaaatctgcATTTCCGTTCGACCGGAGTCACGGAACTCTGGTGCAATAGGAATCCAAAGCAATCGAGTAGCAAGAGAACGGCAATTCTGTTGTTTATTCGCGGCTTTCCCCACTCGTGGCAAGTGTTTTCACCTCTTTAGTCTTTGCTCGGCGTAGTGCCGGCCCAAACATCGCCAAGACAAGCGACGAGACTTTGTTCTCTTCGATCGGGCCGCGCTCTTTACCGGAAACACTATCCATCCTCCCGCGGACCATGTCGCgacttttcatcttttttctcGCTTGTCTCCTCGTGACCATTGCTATCTCGTACGCAAAACCGACGATCTATAAAAGGAATCAAGACAATGTGTTCGAACCAGGTGAGCAAATGTAACGTATATTAGTAtttctaatttgaaattgaaattccaaCAATTGTATcctttattgttatttctggTTGACATTCGCTTTGGAATAAAtcctaatatattatattatattgtattgttgTAATAGTTTTTTTGTGACGTGGAAAAATGTTCGATTTTGaatgttgaagaaaaaaataaaaatttcacaatatttttttagcagATTCGTttcctattttaatttttctagtgacgaaagaatttctttatcaCTTTGCTTTATTTCCATCTCTCCATCTaaacttaaattgcttataatttaataaataagcttgatcaatatattttatatatttcgtatattcattttcatgttTGTTTTAGCTTCTCTAGaattgattcaaatatatttaatctactaacattttttgtaatataatttattatatatatatatactacataatgataataattttaaattattttttttttatatcacattaattaattaattcttatatgttttattgtattttgacgttttaaaaatcgcaataatattttttaatgaattttatatttcgtttgaCTTTTTGTCAAGAGTTTCATCGATTCTTCGTAATGAGACTTTCGTTTCATAAAAGTGCTCCTTGCCTGAACGAATCTCAGAAAGCGGGAGATAACGAGTCGAATAAGAcgcttcttaaaaaaaaaaaaaaaatcgaaagtttCGGTTTCTCTTTTTCCGATCTCGACAGAGATCGAGGTCTTGGTCGCACGCGAGCATCTGGCCGCAGAAAAGCTTTCACCTTAATTGTTGCTACGCTACATAGATACCGAGATGCGCCTTGACCTCCCTTTTCGTACCGATAaatctccttttttccccttttcgcATGTTTTCCGCTTTACAAACGCTTATGCGAATCTTGACGAACAGGCGTAACTTGTTGATCTATCGTGATGACTAATTcgtgtagaatttttttccttcttagtCAGAGCAAATAGATGACAACATTGAATGGAAAAATGATGGCATTAGAgtagaacaaaaaaattaaaatttgaatgaaaaaatttttttttagtcttttgaatctttaaaaaaaaaaaaatagtttctgtaaaattaatttttgaatatttgttgtattttaatattattttaataaaatatcaaacaatttttgaaattttaatatggtattattgttatagatttttacagaaattgaaaatttttagacttataacaaacaaaatattgaaaatatttacaaaatgataattttgtttaattaaatttattccaaatttaatatgaatttcttcaaaatttttcattacttttgttgaataaaaaatatttattgaaagtaaaaataaatgaaaataatttttaaattacttttagcatcttaaaaaaaatttgatcaaatattcttttgctGTTTAATGTTATGAATAGCAAAAAAAAGGATTCTTACATTTGTAGCAAtagatcatattataattgtcgCAATAcaatcattcatttttaataatttttcaaacaatatcattaaattaataaagataatcatTTTGGACAAAAGTTATTTAGTattcaattgataaaaatttataataaatgatgaaaaatttatgtatcaaTCGATACAttcttgtacttttttttaatagtattagttaaaatagtattaattaatctcgtgtcgaaaatttgattgattcaTTGATTACATGTGCGATTGGAAGGATGATgacaaaaaaattgagaaatcgCGATTCATGGCCATGGTTTACCAAATAAAGGATGTCTTGAAATCTGAATTTTCTTAAGGTGACATTTGACAGGTGGGAATATAACGGAACAATGACGTCACTCGACGTGCACAACGTGGGCTTCGATTATAGCAAGGTTACAGGATCGGAGTAGATCTTATTCCCGATGCAATTCTTAGAGGGGATAAACATGTGTCTTGTGATTTGCTGCagtttgagagagagagagagagagagagagagagagagagagagagagagagagagagagagagagagagagagagagaaatctacatatatcatatattgttatatatatgttatatatatgtagtattgttatatatatgtaatcaataatatccaatgatgtaatataatatttattcgtcaattacaaaaatatatgaacaCATGAAATTCtaacctaatttaatttttattgatttaattttgacaatgtaaaaaaatgatagttaatgaaagatgaaaaagaagtgaaagtagaaagagaaagaataggagaaaaaaataatgggaataaattataaaattaaataagaataagatatttatagtatttatattgtacatGTACATTAATACATAGCTTTGGAAGATCGATTGTAAACAtagttaagatttttttattaaataattaattatttaagttgataaaatcataaacaagtttaaatttacattagaaATCAAAGAAAGTCATAGAATGAACAGATTTTTcgtcttgttttatttaaaattgtttatgaaactaataaataataaataaatttcaattgatatttttgaaaatcaatttttgtgttttattttggTTTCTAGAATCAATAAACACATTTTCCAAGGAAAGAagatattgcaatatattaatatcttttatatattgttagatatacaataatatatattataataatatatacataataattaactataattacttattatataatattacttataattaatattattacatattatattatattgcatatgtaacaatatattataaagcaaagttatttattttcttattttatttatttactttattatttttattattagtttattatttattttctgtttctttgtaaaattttttctaacaatTATTCCTTATAAACGAAATAAGTGAAATAAGCGAGCAATAAAGCAATAAAGTATATactatctaaatttaattgaatcatATACCATTTCTTTGATGAcactataaaattaacaaatatcgaatcgattgtattatatctttaaatcatatttaaataggTTCATCActatattttccattcataTTGATACTCAATGACGATATCTACTAAGATTGCTAGAGAAATTGCTTTTCTAAGAGAAAGTAATATATACAcagttattgaattaaaattccttctgttattcttcttattcttttcaaaaaagaatgaagTATAAGAGGAATAGCATTAATATCATGTCTTATGCTGTACTCAAATAGAAGTGGAAGAATATAACGAGTATACTATTGTACTAAAAAACTATTGTATATTaactattgtattttttttttcatttttcctatagaacgaattttcaaaatttgatccAAAATTGGcaatcttgaaaataatatgtaacaaTATGTAAGAAATGTAAATTCTTGATTCTTTaagtatcaatttaattttaaaaaatactattttaatttaatttaaaaattttttttcaaattatgcatttaatttaatttttgtatatttattatatttgtatataatatgctagtaaacgtttaataataaattatttcataaaataaaaatttatttatttctatattaatcttaatttatcttaattttatcttaattaatcttaattatataataattaatcttaatttatagaaataaataaatttttatatgaaataatttatttcaaaattaatttcaagattatatattgcaaaataaatacataaattcaagaaataacaataagaaaaaatcattgtgtgatatttttcaaaatatttaaaaaaatacaataataactcaaaaaatttatttaataataataacttcaaGCTTTTTAACATAAcacatgtaaatttatttacgaaatattttctcaatttaattaatgaattagacattaaatatatgaagacatatgtatatttatatacattatatacattataaatatccaaACATCTGTCGAATTGTACaagaatatacatttattgaataatttaaataaaataaaaactttcattaacaaaaaaataataaaattaaaaaaataattagcatatacaaaaaaataaattatttattgaaataaatggaatgaattatatattggaataaaaaatacaaaattttctattcattaaaaaaattcattcaaaaaatttaattggacAGTTCAGATAGCACTTTGCttgatattatcatttataaaatgataaacaatgataatataatttaaaattttaatttatttgtaagaaattagaaataagaaaataataaaaaatatactaaaaatataaccATTTTATGTAGGAttgatagatattaatatgcCAATAACTAAACTATATTGAAATACgcactatattaaaattttttttcgttggaaGAATCgactattaaaaaatgcatccattttttttcctcaaattatattttaatctttattgcaAACAACatcgaatttgttttttattagtttcgaAACTAATAGAAACTAATAATCGaacatagaatatataatatctatatatatagatatagaaatatctagtcagagattaatatttaagtgaGACAGAAAGCAAAGGTTCCATTGAGTTATTAAATCGTTAAGAAAATTTAGTTATCGGGCCATTAGTAACATCGagtttattagattattagtaATATCGAGTTATCGGCTTCTTAATAGCACCGAAGAGTTCGATCGCTATTAATACAAAGTTGCGAGCCAAtgattaatatgtaattaaaagtctagtaagaaattgaaatagctTTTAACCGCTAGTACTTAGGATTGTTTGAATATAGCAATTGCACTTTTTAGGCTGAATTTACATTATTGTTTGTAGACAGTTCACAATCTatgtttatcgatatttttatgaatagcAAATAACATGCaacgaattattcgaataaatattcgaatgtttgtgaatattttgccaatgatatgtatttttatatttatttttatagattttctttGGTGATATCCATCTATAAATAAgtccaattttaatatcaaagaaatattaaaattatcaaaatcattttcattttatatgaaattataatgaaatatatataattttaataaataaatcgacaaattaaagattttatccattttgctttttttaattaaaatatattatctagcattttttgatttctgaaaatatgttataatattatgtttcatttcaaaaaatttatatgaattttatttaaaagattactaaagatttagaaatgatcttttttaaatgatttatttttaaaaaaaaataatacaagaaaaataattgaactttaaaattttcaaatattttaaaatgctaGATAGAATTGAATTAACTTTGAAAATGCAGATTAACGcattaaaatagtattttaataaaaagacaaatatttttttaaaaatctcataaaaaatagttaataataataataaattaaaagataaacataattattatcttttttgtaaatgaaattagaagtttttaaaaatataattgataacttatatatatatatacaaaacctaacctaatatatatatgatttcacATTATGGCATTCTTCTGTGCACAacttacaatttttcattttaaaatggaaattgatagattttttctttgaataattattacttagaCGATATTAAGCATCGATGTATCTtctcataatatttttcatctaataaatattcacgTTATGAAAAGCGATAGCGAAaaacttttcgaattattGTTGATTgtcgttgaaattaaaatacaaacaagaattaaaaaagcatagtgatatacaaaatacaatCAGTCATACGAATCAgtgattcgaaaaaatttatttatattctataatatgcTGTTATAAGTGTTTTTGAATTTGTAACAAGTTGATTAGTTAATATAATGAACGAATAgttaattttggaattaattggaataaatattggaattaaacaaaattgatttattcaaagaaattaatatagcgattttaagcaaaaatataatgcagATTATATcgcatgaaaaatttaaaaaattttataatattaattgtataaatattaaattgagatAACTGagcatattatacaaattaagaaaataattgcatGATCTGAAACATTTCAATGTATTTGCCATTCAAATAGAATGATTTCttgattatatcaatttatatatatatataatattcattacttctaaatatcatttaaatgaaaGTTTGCTTTAATTTCAAAGTTGTTTTTCTCTTGtgattatcgaatttatttttctctattttccgTTAGCTttaattggtaaaaaaaatttcgtagtAGCGTATTTCCtaagttattatattgaactgcaataataagaatttgatTATGATTTTACAATAACAATTCAACAGATAGACATAATATAAAGAtcttaatagtaaaataataaatagttcaTTTCAGATTAAGTTATTATCTTGGcgatttgattttcatttgattaatattaatttttcaaacgaataattaaaatatccttctatatatttttatagatattcaatgaatcaataattaattataaattatcataaaattaaatttataagagaatattttcattaatgattTGAATTGCAGATgtgtttatatgttttataatttttttctatttttatattatcaagagACATTTTCCTTATATTGAGATGATCGAACAATtgtacgatattttaattcttttaaatatataataaaaatatccaaaaatatttaattatattatgaatcatctaaaatttgaaataacgaaaaaaattgtgatattttatcgatGTTATTTCAGTGATGATACCAGTTTCATCTACAGTAATTCCTCTTCCCGTCTATAAAATGGAATATGGTTTTGGatttgtatcaaaaaataaaaaagcacaATCATCCTCCAAACCTGAAGATGGAGTTAAACTAATAACAAgtaagttaaatatataaaaaattatatataattatatatatataaaattatatatatatatatatttgtacacaTATGGCTAATgaagaaaacaataaatattatttgttacagTCAAGAAGAATCAAgacaaaaaaacataaatccatgaaagttattatatgattttacgatggtaaatcataaaatttgtcaataatgaagcaatataaattcattattgttaCATGATAATCTACATCAATTgtgcaaaaatttcaaataaatctcggatttattttatatatgtgcgCGTGCGAGTGTGTGTACgacagattttaaaaattgcattatgcAGTAATAAGTTTTCAcaccaaaaattaatttacctcgataactaatattaataatttttttcagtatgaatttatattaattttaataaatgaaacaaaaatcaaatacTAAAAAG contains:
- the LOC107965706 gene encoding uncharacterized protein LOC107965706; its protein translation is MSRLFIFFLACLLVTIAISYAKPTIYKRNQDNVFEPVMIPVSSTVIPLPVYKMEYGFGFVSKNKKAQSSSKPEDGVKLITIKKNQDKKT